DNA sequence from the Arthrobacter crystallopoietes genome:
CTTCACCCCGGTGCAGTCGACCCTGAACGTAATGGCCCTGATGTGGGGCATCCAGCCGCGGCTGGTCGACTTCGCCGAGCACACCGACCACATGACGGCGCAGGTGGACCGGGTGCTCTACGAGCAGAACCTGGCCGACATCGACGACCTGATGGTCATCGCCGCCGGCTCGCCTCCGGGCCAGGCCGGGTCCACCAACTCCCTGCGCGTCCACCGGGTGGGCGACATTGCCGACGCCGGAGAACAGCTGGACGCGCGGCAGCAGGCGTAGGCGCGTCAGCCCTTGCTGGTGGATTTGGCGACGGCCGCCAGCCCCAGCAGCCCGCAGACCAGCCAGATGGCTGCCGCGGGCCCCAGCGGGGCGGCGACGAGGCCGCCGGCCAGCGGGATGACTACCTGGCCGATACGGTTGCCGAGCAGCCTGATGGCCAGGGCCGCGCCGCGAGACTGCGGGGAAACGGCCTGCGTAATCAGGCTCATGGTCAGCGGCTGGCCCAGGCCCAGCAGGAAGCCGCCGACAAACAGGGCGATTCCCGCTACCCAAAGTGCATCGAGGAAGAACGGCGCGACGGCGATGGCCGCACCGGAGCCGAGCAGGCTGGCGATCAGCAGCTGGTAGCGGGTCCATTTCTGGATGAGCTGGGCCAGGATGACGCGGGAAATGATGGAGGCGCCGGCGCGCACGGCCAGCAGGATGCCCACCCAGACCGGGGCCACGCCGTGTTCCTCCGCCACCAGCGGCAGGAAGGCCACCAGTATGTCGATGGCGGAGAGCAGGGCCAGCGAAGCGGCCATGTTCCAGGCGACGCCGGGGGTGCGCAGGATCGTCAGGGCGCCTTCCCTCGGGAGTGTCTTCGCCCCCGGCTGCTGTCCCGCCCGGCCGCCGGTGCGTGATTTCACCAGCATGGCCGGGGCGGCTGCCAGCGCGATGCCGGCGGCCAGCAGCAGGGCGGTGTTCACCGAGGCCATCCGGGCATCGCCGGTACTTTCCAGCCCGCTGCCCAACAGCAGGCCCGCCAGCAGCGGCCCGATCAACTGGCCCAGGGAAAAGGCCGCGGTGAACCAGCCGAACCCGCTGTCCAGCTGGCTCAGCGGGGCATATCGCGCAATGGCGGATTGGCCGGCGATGGTGAAGACCAGATGGCCCATGCCCAGCAGCGCGCTGGCCACGCCGATCCAGAGGAAGTCTCCGGCTGCTGCCAGCAGCAGCGCCGCCACTGAAAGCAGGACGGCCCCGAGCACCACCATGCCGCGCAGCGACTGCACCCGGTCGCTCACCCGGCCGAGCCAGAGCGCGGCGACCACGGGCAGGATGGCGTAAACGGCGGTGACCACACCGATCACGGCGGCATCGCCGCCGAGCGCCAGCAGTTTGTAGGAGATCACCGGCCGGGCCAGGTTCAGCGCCGTCTGCGTCAGCACGGCCGCGCCGATCAGGACCCATAACCACAGCCGCGAGCTGTGCTGTTCTGCTGCTGGTTCGCTCATTTCTCCTGGTTCCCTCGAGTGCCCGCCCCTATTCTGCCCTGCCGTGCAACCGTTCACCGCAAAAGCATTGCGGCGTTACGCCCGCGGTGGTCGAATAGTGTGCATGGCTACCGCCGGAACAACAATTCTCGCGATCGGTACGAAAAAAGGCCTGTGGCTGGCAACCAGCACAGACCGGGTCAACTGGTCGCTGTCCGAACCGCACTTTTTGATGAATGAGATCCCGAGCATCGGGATCGACCAGCGTGACGGCCGCACCCGGCTGCTCGTCGGTGCCCGCTCCGAGCACTGGGGACCCACGGTCTTCCACTCGGACGATCTGGGCGGCACCTGGACCGAGCCCGAAAACGGTGCCATCCGCTTCGCCGAAGAGGACGGTGCCGCGCTGGAGCGGATCTGGCAGCTTTATCCGGACGCCGAGGACCGCCCCGGCGTCGTCTGGGCCGGCTGCGAACCCATCTCGGTTTGGAAATCCACCGACGGCGGCGAGCACTTCGAGCTCAACCGCAGCCTCTGGGCGCATCCGGACAAAGACCAGTGGGGCGCCGGCTACGGCGGGGCCGCCGCGCACTCCGTCTTGCCCAGCCCCGCGGATGAAAACACAGTCCATGTCGCTATGAGCACCGGCGGCGTGTACCGGACTACGGACGGCGGGACCAGCTGGACCGCGCGCAACCACGGCATCAGCGCCTACTTCATGCCGGATCCCAATCCCGAAGTCGGCCAGTGTGTGCACAAAATCGCACGGGATCCCGAGGTACCCACCACGCTGTTCGCGCAGAACCACCATGGCGTCTACCGCTCGGATGACAACGCGGACACCTGGGTGTCCATCGCGGACGGCCTGCCCACGGACTTCGGTTTCGCCATGCTCACACACCCGCGGAAGTCCGGCACCGCCTGGGTCATCCCGATCAAGGCCGACGGCGAACGCATTCCGCCGGACGGCCAGCTCGCCGTCCACCGGACCAGCGACGGCGGCAACTCCTGGACACGCCTGCATACCGGTTTGCCGGACAACGAGTTCAACGTTGTGCTGCGCGATGCGGCCGCCGTGGACGGTTCGGATCCGGCCGGCGTCTACTTCGGTACCCGCGGCGGCTCCGTCTACGCAAGCGCCGATGAGGGCGAGGTCTTCGTCGAAGTGGCCTCGCACCTGCCGGACGTACTCTGCGTCCGCGCCGCCACAATCAACGACGGCGGCCGGTAGCCGATGGAGGAGACCACCCTGGCGGTCACCGTCGTCGTCCCCAGTCTCCTGGCCAAGGTGACCGGTGACCAGCGCGAACTGCGCGTGCCGGTGGAAGACGGGGCAACCGTGGCCCAGGTGCTGGACCGGCTCGCCGCGGAATATCCGGTGTTCGACCGGCGGGTGCGCAACGAACTGGGCGCCGTCCGCCGGTATGTAAACCTGTATGTGGACGGGGAAGACATCCGCGGGCTGGACGGCCCCGCCACCCGCATCGGGCCCGGGCAGGAGCTGCTGATCATCCAGTCCGTCGCCGGCGGGTAGAAGGAGCACAACGGGTCCCGGCCACCGGCGACCAAGCCGAACGCAACTCAACCAGGAGGTTCAAGATGACTACCGACAACGGCGGTTTGCACGACCCGAAGGAAGCGGACGCCGCCGACGTGCAGTGGCAGAACGAGCCCCTGCAGGATGACTCGGATACCGACGCCACTCCCGTGGAACGCCCCGCATCCTGGGAAGCCAATGATGCCGACGTGCAGGAGCAGGCCCTGTCCATCAACCCGGACGAAGACGACGACTACCCCCACGGCGAGGTGCCCTAACGACAATAGAATTCCGGTATGCAGAACTCGAAGGCGCAGCGGAAGAAGCCGACCTACTCCATCGACGCCGTCGACAACGCCCTCCAGCTCCTGCAACTGCTGCGCGATCTCGGCAGCGTGCGGCTCAAGGACGCCGCTGCCGAGCTCAAGGTCGCACCGTCCACCGCACACCGGCTGCTGGCCATGCTGGTTTACCGCGGTTTTGCCACCCAGGACGAGTCGAAGCGGTACTTGCCCGGGCCCTCGCTGGGGGTCGGACCCGCCGGCATCGGCGGGACTACGCAGCTGCGCAGGATCGCCCAGCCTCATCTGGAGCTGCTGGCAGCCCGACTGAACGAGACGGTCAACCTGATGATCCGCGTCGGCACGCAGGTACGTTTCCTCAGCACCGTTGAGGGCTCGAACATCCTGCGCATCGGCGACCGGCAGGGAACGGTGCTGCCCGCGAATTCAGCCTCGGGAGGCAAGGCCATCCTGGCGGAACTGGACCGGGAAGTGCTGGAGCAGTTGTTCCGGACCAACAATGCGGACATCAGCGGCGCCGCCATCCCCGCCGCCGACTACCCCGCTTTCCTGCAGGAACTCGACGCCATCCGCGCCAATGGCTTCGCCGCCAACTTCGAAGGAACCGAGGAAGGCGTCAGTGCCCTCGGAGCAGCGATCCATGACGCCGCCGGAGTAGTGGTCGGCGCAATAAGCGTGGCCATTCCGACAACCCGCTTCCGCAAACAGTTCGACGCCGGTCTCGTCCAGGAAGTCTTCAAGACGCGCCAGGCGCT
Encoded proteins:
- a CDS encoding MFS transporter, which gives rise to MSEPAAEQHSSRLWLWVLIGAAVLTQTALNLARPVISYKLLALGGDAAVIGVVTAVYAILPVVAALWLGRVSDRVQSLRGMVVLGAVLLSVAALLLAAAGDFLWIGVASALLGMGHLVFTIAGQSAIARYAPLSQLDSGFGWFTAAFSLGQLIGPLLAGLLLGSGLESTGDARMASVNTALLLAAGIALAAAPAMLVKSRTGGRAGQQPGAKTLPREGALTILRTPGVAWNMAASLALLSAIDILVAFLPLVAEEHGVAPVWVGILLAVRAGASIISRVILAQLIQKWTRYQLLIASLLGSGAAIAVAPFFLDALWVAGIALFVGGFLLGLGQPLTMSLITQAVSPQSRGAALAIRLLGNRIGQVVIPLAGGLVAAPLGPAAAIWLVCGLLGLAAVAKSTSKG
- a CDS encoding WD40/YVTN/BNR-like repeat-containing protein; the encoded protein is MVCMATAGTTILAIGTKKGLWLATSTDRVNWSLSEPHFLMNEIPSIGIDQRDGRTRLLVGARSEHWGPTVFHSDDLGGTWTEPENGAIRFAEEDGAALERIWQLYPDAEDRPGVVWAGCEPISVWKSTDGGEHFELNRSLWAHPDKDQWGAGYGGAAAHSVLPSPADENTVHVAMSTGGVYRTTDGGTSWTARNHGISAYFMPDPNPEVGQCVHKIARDPEVPTTLFAQNHHGVYRSDDNADTWVSIADGLPTDFGFAMLTHPRKSGTAWVIPIKADGERIPPDGQLAVHRTSDGGNSWTRLHTGLPDNEFNVVLRDAAAVDGSDPAGVYFGTRGGSVYASADEGEVFVEVASHLPDVLCVRAATINDGGR
- a CDS encoding MoaD/ThiS family protein; translated protein: MEETTLAVTVVVPSLLAKVTGDQRELRVPVEDGATVAQVLDRLAAEYPVFDRRVRNELGAVRRYVNLYVDGEDIRGLDGPATRIGPGQELLIIQSVAGG
- a CDS encoding IclR family transcriptional regulator, with amino-acid sequence MQNSKAQRKKPTYSIDAVDNALQLLQLLRDLGSVRLKDAAAELKVAPSTAHRLLAMLVYRGFATQDESKRYLPGPSLGVGPAGIGGTTQLRRIAQPHLELLAARLNETVNLMIRVGTQVRFLSTVEGSNILRIGDRQGTVLPANSASGGKAILAELDREVLEQLFRTNNADISGAAIPAADYPAFLQELDAIRANGFAANFEGTEEGVSALGAAIHDAAGVVVGAISVAIPTTRFRKQFDAGLVQEVFKTRQALEADLGSAFAG